From a region of the Alnus glutinosa chromosome 1, dhAlnGlut1.1, whole genome shotgun sequence genome:
- the LOC133870131 gene encoding WPP domain-interacting tail-anchored protein 2 isoform X7 produces the protein MDDQAVGDMDAGSGTPESDQLYYHEGISSNENGVQELQRSMKTLIKVDLDLAYSSEKLVNLHILLMYLLARENDLQAMALENGDISTDSIEKVLVFDLLSGILDAEVRELCAFMDALQAEIVDVRHKMSSWQHLRELLTKLEEKLHDSEESVKHSQVQILEVKMQLAKFQRSILAFKCENGKCDKALEFSENSRLLNINAKSNMQMAKQQRHLLRMLEKSLARELDLEKKLAESRQNEDDLKAKLHYTEQIAFRMEEAVEVVWGRFLEAENGAEVLMNISKELVGQLHLVKFNLSGSTQRESETKTKLQGCIEELKEKDVALKKLESSNAEHIAEAFTLREKLNLLEEILKESQIHLNEANACNEANQEQLSEMENAIESLKESIYIAESRADSAEAKATQLTDTNLELTEELNFHKGSASNTDKKVGVLENQSRELEIQLQHARASSEASQEQQNMLYSAIWDMETLIEDLKSKVSKAESKLDTAEEQCVLLSETNSELDNELSFLKARIEFLETSLDQANNEKLESAKEINVRTKFILDMVMQLAIERERIQSQLNTLTKENKILVEKLRNTKIMYNNVDGDSKEFLFSKNDQINAKLDKSIQAGG, from the exons CATATTCTTCTGAGAAGTTGGTAAATTTGCATATACTTTTGATGTACCTACTGGCTCGGGAAAATGATCTTCAAGCTATGGCTTTGGAGAATGGCGATATCTCCACAGACTCTATCGAGAAAGTATTGGTATTTGATCTCTTATCTGGCATTTTAGATGCTGAGGTAAGAGAACTCTGCGCTTTCATGGACGCTCTCCAGGCAGAAATTGTTGATGTCCGTCATAAAATGTCTTCGTGGCAACACCTGAGAGAACTATTAACTAAGTTGGAAGAGAAATTGCATGATTCTGAAGAATCTGTAAAGCACTCTCAAGTGCAGATTTTGGAGGTGAAGATGCAGTTAGCCAAGTTTCAGAGAAGCATCTTAGCTTTCAAATGTGAGAATG GGAAATGTGACAAGGCCTTGGAATTTTCAGAAAACAGTCGACTGTTGAacataaatgcaaaatcaaataTGCAGATGGCCAAACAACAAAGACATTTGCTACGGATGCTGGAAAAGTCACTCGCAAGGGAGCTAGACCTTGAGAAGAAGTTAGCAGAATCAAGACAAAATGAAGATGACCTAAAAGCAAAGTTACACTATACAGAACAAATAGCATTTCGGATGGAAGAAGCTGTAGAAGTTGTTTGGGGAAGGTTTTTAGAGGCAGAAAATGGTGCTGAGGTGCTCATGAACATTTCAAAGGAATTGGTTGGTCAACTCCATCTTGTTAAATTTAATCTAAGTGGTTCAACTCAACGAGAAAGTGAGACAAAAACTAAACTTCAAGGTTGTATTGAAGAgctgaaagaaaaagatgttgcTCTGAAGAAGCTTGAAAGTAGCAACGCAGAACATATTGCCGAGGCATTCACtttgagagaaaaattaaaCTTGCTTGAGGAAATACTGAAAGAATCACAGATCCATCTGAATGAAGCAAATGCCTGCAATGAAGCAAATCAAGAGCAACTTTCTGAAATGGAAAATGCAATTGAGTCATTGAAAGAAAGCATATATATTGCAGAAAGTAGGGCTGATAGTGCAGAAGCCAAGGCTACTCAGTTAACAGATACAAACTTGGAGCTGACTGAAGAGCTGAATTTTCATAAAGGAAGTGCTAGTAACACCGACAAAAAGGTAGGTGTACTTGAGAACCAGTCGAGGGAATTAGAGATCCAGTTACAGCATGCGAGGGCATCCTCTGAAGCAAGTCAAGAGCAGCAGAACATGCTATATTCCGCAATTTGGGATATGGAAACTCTGATTGAAGATCTAAAATCCAAGGTTTCAAAAGCTGAAAGTAAGCTTGATACTGCAGAGGAGCAATGTGTTCTGCTATCTGAAACTAACTCAGAACTTGACAACGAACTAAGTTTCCTAAAGgctagaatagaattcttagaGACGTCTCTGGATCAAGCTAACAATGAAAAATTAGAAAGTgcaaaagaaattaatgtcaGGACCAAGTTTATTTTGGATATGGTAATGCAACTAGCCATTGAGAGGGAGCGGATCCAGAGTCAG ctaaatactttaacaaaggAGAACAAAATTCTGGTGGAAAAGTTACGTAATACTAAGATTATGTACAACAATGTAGATGGTGACAGCAAAGAGTTTCTGTTTTccaagaatgatcagatcaatGCTAAGTTGGATAAAAGTATCCAGGCAG GTGGATAA
- the LOC133870131 gene encoding WPP domain-interacting tail-anchored protein 2 isoform X6, with the protein MDDQAVGDMDAGSGTPESDQLYYHEGISSNENGVQELQRSMKTLIKVDLDLAYSSEKLVNLHILLMYLLARENDLQAMALENGDISTDSIEKVLVFDLLSGILDAEVRELCAFMDALQAEIVDVRHKMSSWQHLRELLTKLEEKLHDSEESVKHSQVQILEVKMQLAKFQRSILAFKCENGKCDKALEFSENSRLLNINAKSNMQMAKQQRHLLRMLEKSLARELDLEKKLAESRQNEDDLKAKLHYTEQIAFRMEEAVEVVWGRFLEAENGAEVLMNISKELVGQLHLVKFNLSGSTQRESETKTKLQGCIEELKEKDVALKKLESSNAEHIAEAFTLREKLNLLEEILKESQIHLNEANACNEANQEQLSEMENAIESLKESIYIAESRADSAEAKATQLTDTNLELTEELNFHKGSASNTDKKVGVLENQSRELEIQLQHARASSEASQEQQNMLYSAIWDMETLIEDLKSKVSKAESKLDTAEEQCVLLSETNSELDNELSFLKARIEFLETSLDQANNEKLESAKEINVRTKFILDMVMQLAIERERIQSQLNTLTKENKILVEKLRNTKIMYNNVDGDSKEFLFSKNDQINAKLDKSIQAANRLQQ; encoded by the exons CATATTCTTCTGAGAAGTTGGTAAATTTGCATATACTTTTGATGTACCTACTGGCTCGGGAAAATGATCTTCAAGCTATGGCTTTGGAGAATGGCGATATCTCCACAGACTCTATCGAGAAAGTATTGGTATTTGATCTCTTATCTGGCATTTTAGATGCTGAGGTAAGAGAACTCTGCGCTTTCATGGACGCTCTCCAGGCAGAAATTGTTGATGTCCGTCATAAAATGTCTTCGTGGCAACACCTGAGAGAACTATTAACTAAGTTGGAAGAGAAATTGCATGATTCTGAAGAATCTGTAAAGCACTCTCAAGTGCAGATTTTGGAGGTGAAGATGCAGTTAGCCAAGTTTCAGAGAAGCATCTTAGCTTTCAAATGTGAGAATG GGAAATGTGACAAGGCCTTGGAATTTTCAGAAAACAGTCGACTGTTGAacataaatgcaaaatcaaataTGCAGATGGCCAAACAACAAAGACATTTGCTACGGATGCTGGAAAAGTCACTCGCAAGGGAGCTAGACCTTGAGAAGAAGTTAGCAGAATCAAGACAAAATGAAGATGACCTAAAAGCAAAGTTACACTATACAGAACAAATAGCATTTCGGATGGAAGAAGCTGTAGAAGTTGTTTGGGGAAGGTTTTTAGAGGCAGAAAATGGTGCTGAGGTGCTCATGAACATTTCAAAGGAATTGGTTGGTCAACTCCATCTTGTTAAATTTAATCTAAGTGGTTCAACTCAACGAGAAAGTGAGACAAAAACTAAACTTCAAGGTTGTATTGAAGAgctgaaagaaaaagatgttgcTCTGAAGAAGCTTGAAAGTAGCAACGCAGAACATATTGCCGAGGCATTCACtttgagagaaaaattaaaCTTGCTTGAGGAAATACTGAAAGAATCACAGATCCATCTGAATGAAGCAAATGCCTGCAATGAAGCAAATCAAGAGCAACTTTCTGAAATGGAAAATGCAATTGAGTCATTGAAAGAAAGCATATATATTGCAGAAAGTAGGGCTGATAGTGCAGAAGCCAAGGCTACTCAGTTAACAGATACAAACTTGGAGCTGACTGAAGAGCTGAATTTTCATAAAGGAAGTGCTAGTAACACCGACAAAAAGGTAGGTGTACTTGAGAACCAGTCGAGGGAATTAGAGATCCAGTTACAGCATGCGAGGGCATCCTCTGAAGCAAGTCAAGAGCAGCAGAACATGCTATATTCCGCAATTTGGGATATGGAAACTCTGATTGAAGATCTAAAATCCAAGGTTTCAAAAGCTGAAAGTAAGCTTGATACTGCAGAGGAGCAATGTGTTCTGCTATCTGAAACTAACTCAGAACTTGACAACGAACTAAGTTTCCTAAAGgctagaatagaattcttagaGACGTCTCTGGATCAAGCTAACAATGAAAAATTAGAAAGTgcaaaagaaattaatgtcaGGACCAAGTTTATTTTGGATATGGTAATGCAACTAGCCATTGAGAGGGAGCGGATCCAGAGTCAG ctaaatactttaacaaaggAGAACAAAATTCTGGTGGAAAAGTTACGTAATACTAAGATTATGTACAACAATGTAGATGGTGACAGCAAAGAGTTTCTGTTTTccaagaatgatcagatcaatGCTAAGTTGGATAAAAGTATCCAGGCAG CTAACAGGTTGCAACAATGA
- the LOC133870131 gene encoding WPP domain-interacting tail-anchored protein 2 isoform X5, producing MDDQAVGDMDAGSGTPESDQLYYHEGISSNENGVQELQRSMKTLIKVDLDLAYSSEKLVNLHILLMYLLARENDLQAMALENGDISTDSIEKVLVFDLLSGILDAEVRELCAFMDALQAEIVDVRHKMSSWQHLRELLTKLEEKLHDSEESVKHSQVQILEVKMQLAKFQRSILAFKCENGKCDKALEFSENSRLLNINAKSNMQMAKQQRHLLRMLEKSLARELDLEKKLAESRQNEDDLKAKLHYTEQIAFRMEEAVEVVWGRFLEAENGAEVLMNISKELVGQLHLVKFNLSGSTQRESETKTKLQGCIEELKEKDVALKKLESSNAEHIAEAFTLREKLNLLEEILKESQIHLNEANACNEANQEQLSEMENAIESLKESIYIAESRADSAEAKATQLTDTNLELTEELNFHKGSASNTDKKVGVLENQSRELEIQLQHARASSEASQEQQNMLYSAIWDMETLIEDLKSKVSKAESKLDTAEEQCVLLSETNSELDNELSFLKARIEFLETSLDQANNEKLESAKEINVRTKFILDMVMQLAIERERIQSQLNTLTKENKILVEKLRNTKIMYNNVDGDSKEFLFSKNDQINAKLDKSIQLTGCNNDTP from the exons CATATTCTTCTGAGAAGTTGGTAAATTTGCATATACTTTTGATGTACCTACTGGCTCGGGAAAATGATCTTCAAGCTATGGCTTTGGAGAATGGCGATATCTCCACAGACTCTATCGAGAAAGTATTGGTATTTGATCTCTTATCTGGCATTTTAGATGCTGAGGTAAGAGAACTCTGCGCTTTCATGGACGCTCTCCAGGCAGAAATTGTTGATGTCCGTCATAAAATGTCTTCGTGGCAACACCTGAGAGAACTATTAACTAAGTTGGAAGAGAAATTGCATGATTCTGAAGAATCTGTAAAGCACTCTCAAGTGCAGATTTTGGAGGTGAAGATGCAGTTAGCCAAGTTTCAGAGAAGCATCTTAGCTTTCAAATGTGAGAATG GGAAATGTGACAAGGCCTTGGAATTTTCAGAAAACAGTCGACTGTTGAacataaatgcaaaatcaaataTGCAGATGGCCAAACAACAAAGACATTTGCTACGGATGCTGGAAAAGTCACTCGCAAGGGAGCTAGACCTTGAGAAGAAGTTAGCAGAATCAAGACAAAATGAAGATGACCTAAAAGCAAAGTTACACTATACAGAACAAATAGCATTTCGGATGGAAGAAGCTGTAGAAGTTGTTTGGGGAAGGTTTTTAGAGGCAGAAAATGGTGCTGAGGTGCTCATGAACATTTCAAAGGAATTGGTTGGTCAACTCCATCTTGTTAAATTTAATCTAAGTGGTTCAACTCAACGAGAAAGTGAGACAAAAACTAAACTTCAAGGTTGTATTGAAGAgctgaaagaaaaagatgttgcTCTGAAGAAGCTTGAAAGTAGCAACGCAGAACATATTGCCGAGGCATTCACtttgagagaaaaattaaaCTTGCTTGAGGAAATACTGAAAGAATCACAGATCCATCTGAATGAAGCAAATGCCTGCAATGAAGCAAATCAAGAGCAACTTTCTGAAATGGAAAATGCAATTGAGTCATTGAAAGAAAGCATATATATTGCAGAAAGTAGGGCTGATAGTGCAGAAGCCAAGGCTACTCAGTTAACAGATACAAACTTGGAGCTGACTGAAGAGCTGAATTTTCATAAAGGAAGTGCTAGTAACACCGACAAAAAGGTAGGTGTACTTGAGAACCAGTCGAGGGAATTAGAGATCCAGTTACAGCATGCGAGGGCATCCTCTGAAGCAAGTCAAGAGCAGCAGAACATGCTATATTCCGCAATTTGGGATATGGAAACTCTGATTGAAGATCTAAAATCCAAGGTTTCAAAAGCTGAAAGTAAGCTTGATACTGCAGAGGAGCAATGTGTTCTGCTATCTGAAACTAACTCAGAACTTGACAACGAACTAAGTTTCCTAAAGgctagaatagaattcttagaGACGTCTCTGGATCAAGCTAACAATGAAAAATTAGAAAGTgcaaaagaaattaatgtcaGGACCAAGTTTATTTTGGATATGGTAATGCAACTAGCCATTGAGAGGGAGCGGATCCAGAGTCAG ctaaatactttaacaaaggAGAACAAAATTCTGGTGGAAAAGTTACGTAATACTAAGATTATGTACAACAATGTAGATGGTGACAGCAAAGAGTTTCTGTTTTccaagaatgatcagatcaatGCTAAGTTGGATAAAAGTATCCAG CTAACAGGTTGCAACAATGATACACCATAA
- the LOC133870131 gene encoding WPP domain-interacting tail-anchored protein 2 isoform X2 encodes MDDQAVGDMDAGSGTPESDQLYYHEGISSNENGVQELQRSMKTLIKVDLDLAYSSEKLVNLHILLMYLLARENDLQAMALENGDISTDSIEKVLVFDLLSGILDAEVRELCAFMDALQAEIVDVRHKMSSWQHLRELLTKLEEKLHDSEESVKHSQVQILEVKMQLAKFQRSILAFKCENGKCDKALEFSENSRLLNINAKSNMQMAKQQRHLLRMLEKSLARELDLEKKLAESRQNEDDLKAKLHYTEQIAFRMEEAVEVVWGRFLEAENGAEVLMNISKELVGQLHLVKFNLSGSTQRESETKTKLQGCIEELKEKDVALKKLESSNAEHIAEAFTLREKLNLLEEILKESQIHLNEANACNEANQEQLSEMENAIESLKESIYIAESRADSAEAKATQLTDTNLELTEELNFHKGSASNTDKKVGVLENQSRELEIQLQHARASSEASQEQQNMLYSAIWDMETLIEDLKSKVSKAESKLDTAEEQCVLLSETNSELDNELSFLKARIEFLETSLDQANNEKLESAKEINVRTKFILDMVMQLAIERERIQSQLNTLTKENKILVEKLRNTKIMYNNVDGDSKEFLFSKNDQINAKLDKSIQAVTKANLQPSEFWDVRRNLIEELAGVLELLR; translated from the exons CATATTCTTCTGAGAAGTTGGTAAATTTGCATATACTTTTGATGTACCTACTGGCTCGGGAAAATGATCTTCAAGCTATGGCTTTGGAGAATGGCGATATCTCCACAGACTCTATCGAGAAAGTATTGGTATTTGATCTCTTATCTGGCATTTTAGATGCTGAGGTAAGAGAACTCTGCGCTTTCATGGACGCTCTCCAGGCAGAAATTGTTGATGTCCGTCATAAAATGTCTTCGTGGCAACACCTGAGAGAACTATTAACTAAGTTGGAAGAGAAATTGCATGATTCTGAAGAATCTGTAAAGCACTCTCAAGTGCAGATTTTGGAGGTGAAGATGCAGTTAGCCAAGTTTCAGAGAAGCATCTTAGCTTTCAAATGTGAGAATG GGAAATGTGACAAGGCCTTGGAATTTTCAGAAAACAGTCGACTGTTGAacataaatgcaaaatcaaataTGCAGATGGCCAAACAACAAAGACATTTGCTACGGATGCTGGAAAAGTCACTCGCAAGGGAGCTAGACCTTGAGAAGAAGTTAGCAGAATCAAGACAAAATGAAGATGACCTAAAAGCAAAGTTACACTATACAGAACAAATAGCATTTCGGATGGAAGAAGCTGTAGAAGTTGTTTGGGGAAGGTTTTTAGAGGCAGAAAATGGTGCTGAGGTGCTCATGAACATTTCAAAGGAATTGGTTGGTCAACTCCATCTTGTTAAATTTAATCTAAGTGGTTCAACTCAACGAGAAAGTGAGACAAAAACTAAACTTCAAGGTTGTATTGAAGAgctgaaagaaaaagatgttgcTCTGAAGAAGCTTGAAAGTAGCAACGCAGAACATATTGCCGAGGCATTCACtttgagagaaaaattaaaCTTGCTTGAGGAAATACTGAAAGAATCACAGATCCATCTGAATGAAGCAAATGCCTGCAATGAAGCAAATCAAGAGCAACTTTCTGAAATGGAAAATGCAATTGAGTCATTGAAAGAAAGCATATATATTGCAGAAAGTAGGGCTGATAGTGCAGAAGCCAAGGCTACTCAGTTAACAGATACAAACTTGGAGCTGACTGAAGAGCTGAATTTTCATAAAGGAAGTGCTAGTAACACCGACAAAAAGGTAGGTGTACTTGAGAACCAGTCGAGGGAATTAGAGATCCAGTTACAGCATGCGAGGGCATCCTCTGAAGCAAGTCAAGAGCAGCAGAACATGCTATATTCCGCAATTTGGGATATGGAAACTCTGATTGAAGATCTAAAATCCAAGGTTTCAAAAGCTGAAAGTAAGCTTGATACTGCAGAGGAGCAATGTGTTCTGCTATCTGAAACTAACTCAGAACTTGACAACGAACTAAGTTTCCTAAAGgctagaatagaattcttagaGACGTCTCTGGATCAAGCTAACAATGAAAAATTAGAAAGTgcaaaagaaattaatgtcaGGACCAAGTTTATTTTGGATATGGTAATGCAACTAGCCATTGAGAGGGAGCGGATCCAGAGTCAG ctaaatactttaacaaaggAGAACAAAATTCTGGTGGAAAAGTTACGTAATACTAAGATTATGTACAACAATGTAGATGGTGACAGCAAAGAGTTTCTGTTTTccaagaatgatcagatcaatGCTAAGTTGGATAAAAGTATCCAGGCAG TCACAAAAGCAAACCTTCAGCCATCGGAGTTCTGGGATGTAAGAAGAAATTTGATAGAAGAATTAGCCGGAGTTCTAGAGCTACTGCGGTAA
- the LOC133870131 gene encoding WPP domain-interacting tail-anchored protein 2 isoform X1 gives MDDQAVGDMDAGSGTPESDQLYYHEGISSNENGVQELQRSMKTLIKVDLDLAYSSEKLVNLHILLMYLLARENDLQAMALENGDISTDSIEKVLVFDLLSGILDAEVRELCAFMDALQAEIVDVRHKMSSWQHLRELLTKLEEKLHDSEESVKHSQVQILEVKMQLAKFQRSILAFKCENGKCDKALEFSENSRLLNINAKSNMQMAKQQRHLLRMLEKSLARELDLEKKLAESRQNEDDLKAKLHYTEQIAFRMEEAVEVVWGRFLEAENGAEVLMNISKELVGQLHLVKFNLSGSTQRESETKTKLQGCIEELKEKDVALKKLESSNAEHIAEAFTLREKLNLLEEILKESQIHLNEANACNEANQEQLSEMENAIESLKESIYIAESRADSAEAKATQLTDTNLELTEELNFHKGSASNTDKKVGVLENQSRELEIQLQHARASSEASQEQQNMLYSAIWDMETLIEDLKSKVSKAESKLDTAEEQCVLLSETNSELDNELSFLKARIEFLETSLDQANNEKLESAKEINVRTKFILDMVMQLAIERERIQSQLNTLTKENKILVEKLRNTKIMYNNVDGDSKEFLFSKNDQINAKLDKSIQVDKPSEEAPICESEVNSSISANNADGTVSKIEALEMVKARRSNRICVILAVFVLLLSLSTKYLFNQNFLFNFDG, from the exons CATATTCTTCTGAGAAGTTGGTAAATTTGCATATACTTTTGATGTACCTACTGGCTCGGGAAAATGATCTTCAAGCTATGGCTTTGGAGAATGGCGATATCTCCACAGACTCTATCGAGAAAGTATTGGTATTTGATCTCTTATCTGGCATTTTAGATGCTGAGGTAAGAGAACTCTGCGCTTTCATGGACGCTCTCCAGGCAGAAATTGTTGATGTCCGTCATAAAATGTCTTCGTGGCAACACCTGAGAGAACTATTAACTAAGTTGGAAGAGAAATTGCATGATTCTGAAGAATCTGTAAAGCACTCTCAAGTGCAGATTTTGGAGGTGAAGATGCAGTTAGCCAAGTTTCAGAGAAGCATCTTAGCTTTCAAATGTGAGAATG GGAAATGTGACAAGGCCTTGGAATTTTCAGAAAACAGTCGACTGTTGAacataaatgcaaaatcaaataTGCAGATGGCCAAACAACAAAGACATTTGCTACGGATGCTGGAAAAGTCACTCGCAAGGGAGCTAGACCTTGAGAAGAAGTTAGCAGAATCAAGACAAAATGAAGATGACCTAAAAGCAAAGTTACACTATACAGAACAAATAGCATTTCGGATGGAAGAAGCTGTAGAAGTTGTTTGGGGAAGGTTTTTAGAGGCAGAAAATGGTGCTGAGGTGCTCATGAACATTTCAAAGGAATTGGTTGGTCAACTCCATCTTGTTAAATTTAATCTAAGTGGTTCAACTCAACGAGAAAGTGAGACAAAAACTAAACTTCAAGGTTGTATTGAAGAgctgaaagaaaaagatgttgcTCTGAAGAAGCTTGAAAGTAGCAACGCAGAACATATTGCCGAGGCATTCACtttgagagaaaaattaaaCTTGCTTGAGGAAATACTGAAAGAATCACAGATCCATCTGAATGAAGCAAATGCCTGCAATGAAGCAAATCAAGAGCAACTTTCTGAAATGGAAAATGCAATTGAGTCATTGAAAGAAAGCATATATATTGCAGAAAGTAGGGCTGATAGTGCAGAAGCCAAGGCTACTCAGTTAACAGATACAAACTTGGAGCTGACTGAAGAGCTGAATTTTCATAAAGGAAGTGCTAGTAACACCGACAAAAAGGTAGGTGTACTTGAGAACCAGTCGAGGGAATTAGAGATCCAGTTACAGCATGCGAGGGCATCCTCTGAAGCAAGTCAAGAGCAGCAGAACATGCTATATTCCGCAATTTGGGATATGGAAACTCTGATTGAAGATCTAAAATCCAAGGTTTCAAAAGCTGAAAGTAAGCTTGATACTGCAGAGGAGCAATGTGTTCTGCTATCTGAAACTAACTCAGAACTTGACAACGAACTAAGTTTCCTAAAGgctagaatagaattcttagaGACGTCTCTGGATCAAGCTAACAATGAAAAATTAGAAAGTgcaaaagaaattaatgtcaGGACCAAGTTTATTTTGGATATGGTAATGCAACTAGCCATTGAGAGGGAGCGGATCCAGAGTCAG ctaaatactttaacaaaggAGAACAAAATTCTGGTGGAAAAGTTACGTAATACTAAGATTATGTACAACAATGTAGATGGTGACAGCAAAGAGTTTCTGTTTTccaagaatgatcagatcaatGCTAAGTTGGATAAAAGTATCCAG GTGGATAAACCATCAGAAGAGGCACCTATCTGTGAGAGTGAAGTGAATTCTTCCATTTCTGCAAATAATGCTGATGGCACGGTTTCAAAGATTGAGGCTTTGGAAATGGTAAAGGCCAGGCGCTCTAACCGAATTTGTGTCATTCTGGCCGTGTTTGTCTTACTACTTTcattgtcaacaaaatatttgtttaaccAGAATTTCCTCTTTAATTTTGACGGTTAA
- the LOC133870131 gene encoding WPP domain-interacting tail-anchored protein 2 isoform X3 has translation MDDQAVGDMDAGSGTPESDQLYYHEGISSNENGVQELQRSMKTLIKVDLDLAYSSEKLVNLHILLMYLLARENDLQAMALENGDISTDSIEKVLVFDLLSGILDAEVRELCAFMDALQAEIVDVRHKMSSWQHLRELLTKLEEKLHDSEESVKHSQVQILEVKMQLAKFQRSILAFKCENGKCDKALEFSENSRLLNINAKSNMQMAKQQRHLLRMLEKSLARELDLEKKLAESRQNEDDLKAKLHYTEQIAFRMEEAVEVVWGRFLEAENGAEVLMNISKELVGQLHLVKFNLSGSTQRESETKTKLQGCIEELKEKDVALKKLESSNAEHIAEAFTLREKLNLLEEILKESQIHLNEANACNEANQEQLSEMENAIESLKESIYIAESRADSAEAKATQLTDTNLELTEELNFHKGSASNTDKKVGVLENQSRELEIQLQHARASSEASQEQQNMLYSAIWDMETLIEDLKSKVSKAESKLDTAEEQCVLLSETNSELDNELSFLKARIEFLETSLDQANNEKLESAKEINVRTKFILDMVMQLAIERERIQSQLNTLTKENKILVEKLRNTKIMYNNVDGDSKEFLFSKNDQINAKLDKSIQAVTKANLQPSEFWDVRRNLIEELAGVLELLR, from the exons CATATTCTTCTGAGAAGTTGGTAAATTTGCATATACTTTTGATGTACCTACTGGCTCGGGAAAATGATCTTCAAGCTATGGCTTTGGAGAATGGCGATATCTCCACAGACTCTATCGAGAAAGTATTGGTATTTGATCTCTTATCTGGCATTTTAGATGCTGAGGTAAGAGAACTCTGCGCTTTCATGGACGCTCTCCAGGCAGAAATTGTTGATGTCCGTCATAAAATGTCTTCGTGGCAACACCTGAGAGAACTATTAACTAAGTTGGAAGAGAAATTGCATGATTCTGAAGAATCTGTAAAGCACTCTCAAGTGCAGATTTTGGAGGTGAAGATGCAGTTAGCCAAGTTTCAGAGAAGCATCTTAGCTTTCAAATGTGAGAATG GGAAATGTGACAAGGCCTTGGAATTTTCAGAAAACAGTCGACTGTTGAacataaatgcaaaatcaaataTGCAGATGGCCAAACAACAAAGACATTTGCTACGGATGCTGGAAAAGTCACTCGCAAGGGAGCTAGACCTTGAGAAGAAGTTAGCAGAATCAAGACAAAATGAAGATGACCTAAAAGCAAAGTTACACTATACAGAACAAATAGCATTTCGGATGGAAGAAGCTGTAGAAGTTGTTTGGGGAAGGTTTTTAGAGGCAGAAAATGGTGCTGAGGTGCTCATGAACATTTCAAAGGAATTGGTTGGTCAACTCCATCTTGTTAAATTTAATCTAAGTGGTTCAACTCAACGAGAAAGTGAGACAAAAACTAAACTTCAAGGTTGTATTGAAGAgctgaaagaaaaagatgttgcTCTGAAGAAGCTTGAAAGTAGCAACGCAGAACATATTGCCGAGGCATTCACtttgagagaaaaattaaaCTTGCTTGAGGAAATACTGAAAGAATCACAGATCCATCTGAATGAAGCAAATGCCTGCAATGAAGCAAATCAAGAGCAACTTTCTGAAATGGAAAATGCAATTGAGTCATTGAAAGAAAGCATATATATTGCAGAAAGTAGGGCTGATAGTGCAGAAGCCAAGGCTACTCAGTTAACAGATACAAACTTGGAGCTGACTGAAGAGCTGAATTTTCATAAAGGAAGTGCTAGTAACACCGACAAAAAGGTAGGTGTACTTGAGAACCAGTCGAGGGAATTAGAGATCCAGTTACAGCATGCGAGGGCATCCTCTGAAGCAAGTCAAGAGCAGCAGAACATGCTATATTCCGCAATTTGGGATATGGAAACTCTGATTGAAGATCTAAAATCCAAGGTTTCAAAAGCTGAAAGTAAGCTTGATACTGCAGAGGAGCAATGTGTTCTGCTATCTGAAACTAACTCAGAACTTGACAACGAACTAAGTTTCCTAAAGgctagaatagaattcttagaGACGTCTCTGGATCAAGCTAACAATGAAAAATTAGAAAGTgcaaaagaaattaatgtcaGGACCAAGTTTATTTTGGATATGGTAATGCAACTAGCCATTGAGAGGGAGCGGATCCAGAGTCAG ctaaatactttaacaaaggAGAACAAAATTCTGGTGGAAAAGTTACGTAATACTAAGATTATGTACAACAATGTAGATGGTGACAGCAAAGAGTTTCTGTTTTccaagaatgatcagatcaatGCTAAGTTGGATAAAAGTATCCAGGCAG TCACAAAAGCAAACCTTCAGCCATCGGAGTTCTGGGATGTAAGAAGAAATTTGATAGAAGAATTAGCCGGAGTTCTAGAGCTACTGCG CTAA